One genomic window of Leptospira perdikensis includes the following:
- a CDS encoding PLP-dependent cysteine synthase family protein — MIDPISKGIDDLGNSLLQALNNVQGIFGKELSVAKPIQDNILQLIGNTPLIRLNRIGSEYTGVQFYLKAEFLNPTGSAKDRTALAMYLDAERRGKLKKGMSVVLVGARSSSVSFTWIGKVKGYPVFCLVPLHTAPERIQLLRSYGAEVTVSNESDLGRLTELAEDKAKKIGGWIPDEASNPANPNFHFKTTGPEIWRDLQGKVDAVISAPGSGGAITGIGRYLKSQDRRVKVIIAGKQNSPFMEYGKTDNPKERERIQLPAVYDPKLIDHYFHVTQDDALHLQADLYEKEGIFAGLTTGTVITGALRFSESIPESERNERNPINIVILSPDRD, encoded by the coding sequence ATGATAGATCCAATTTCCAAAGGCATCGATGACCTTGGCAACAGTCTGTTGCAGGCTCTTAACAATGTACAAGGTATCTTTGGAAAGGAACTTTCCGTTGCCAAACCTATTCAGGATAATATCCTCCAACTCATTGGAAACACTCCCCTCATCCGTTTGAATCGAATTGGATCGGAATATACGGGAGTGCAGTTTTACCTTAAAGCTGAGTTTTTAAATCCGACTGGTTCTGCTAAGGATCGCACAGCACTCGCTATGTATTTGGATGCAGAAAGGAGAGGGAAACTGAAAAAAGGAATGTCTGTTGTCCTCGTGGGTGCTCGTTCTTCCTCAGTTAGTTTTACTTGGATTGGAAAAGTAAAAGGATATCCTGTTTTTTGTCTTGTTCCTCTTCATACGGCTCCCGAACGGATTCAACTATTACGAAGTTACGGGGCCGAAGTTACTGTTAGTAATGAATCTGATTTAGGACGACTTACAGAACTTGCAGAAGACAAAGCCAAAAAAATTGGCGGTTGGATTCCTGATGAAGCCTCCAATCCCGCAAATCCTAATTTCCATTTCAAAACCACGGGGCCTGAGATTTGGAGAGACTTACAAGGAAAAGTGGATGCTGTGATTTCTGCTCCTGGATCGGGTGGGGCCATTACTGGAATTGGGAGGTATTTGAAATCCCAAGACCGCAGAGTCAAAGTCATTATTGCTGGAAAACAAAACTCGCCATTTATGGAATATGGAAAAACTGACAATCCCAAAGAAAGGGAAAGGATCCAACTTCCGGCAGTTTATGATCCCAAATTGATTGATCATTATTTCCATGTCACTCAAGATGACGCCTTACACTTGCAAGCCGATCTTTATGAAAAGGAAGGAATTTTTGCAGGACTTACTACAGGAACAGTGATTACTGGCGCCCTCCGATTTTCAGAATCCATCCCAGAGTCGGAAAGAAACGAAAGAAACCCAATCAACATTGTTATCCTTTCGCCTGATAGAGATTAA
- a CDS encoding FKBP-type peptidyl-prolyl cis-trans isomerase, translated as MKLFSLFVGFLFVTTGLFAEELLIQDTKQGLGREAIRGTTVVVHYTGKLTNGKVFDSSVDRGEPFSFQLGQGQVIQGWERGIVGMKEGGKRKLTIPPQYGYGARAIGPIPANSTLIFDVELIKVK; from the coding sequence ATGAAACTGTTTTCTCTTTTTGTCGGATTTTTATTCGTAACAACTGGACTTTTCGCTGAAGAACTTCTTATTCAAGACACCAAACAAGGGTTAGGTAGAGAAGCCATTCGTGGAACGACAGTAGTTGTTCATTACACAGGAAAGTTAACCAACGGAAAAGTCTTTGATTCTTCTGTGGATCGTGGGGAACCTTTTAGTTTCCAACTGGGCCAAGGTCAAGTGATCCAAGGTTGGGAACGAGGCATTGTAGGAATGAAAGAAGGTGGAAAAAGGAAACTGACCATCCCTCCGCAATATGGATATGGTGCTCGTGCCATTGGTCCAATTCCGGCGAATTCAACTCTTATCTTTGATGTGGAACTGATTAAAGTAAAATAA
- the leuD gene encoding 3-isopropylmalate dehydratase small subunit, with the protein MKAFTKLKGIAALLDKANVDTDQIIPKQFLRKIERSGFGQHLFHDWRFLDDAGKKPNPEFVLNAPRYQGANILVTRDNFGCGSSREHAPWALEDYGFRSILSPSYADIFYNNCFKNGMLPIVLPEAQIEEIFQTIDKKPGANLEIDLENQVVVTEDGKKYPFEVDAFRKHCLLNGLDDIGLTLQKADFIQKFEEKNQKEVPWLYAKTV; encoded by the coding sequence ATGAAAGCATTTACGAAATTAAAAGGAATCGCCGCTTTATTGGATAAGGCAAACGTTGATACAGACCAAATCATTCCGAAACAATTCCTTCGTAAAATTGAAAGGTCTGGATTTGGCCAACACCTATTCCACGACTGGAGATTTCTGGATGATGCGGGAAAGAAACCAAATCCAGAATTTGTTCTCAATGCACCAAGATACCAAGGTGCAAATATTCTTGTCACTCGTGACAACTTTGGTTGTGGATCGTCAAGAGAACATGCACCCTGGGCTTTAGAAGATTACGGGTTTCGATCTATCCTTTCTCCTTCTTACGCAGATATCTTTTATAATAACTGTTTTAAAAATGGGATGTTGCCCATTGTTTTACCTGAAGCGCAGATAGAGGAAATTTTCCAAACCATAGATAAAAAACCCGGTGCTAACTTGGAAATCGATTTAGAAAACCAAGTTGTGGTCACAGAAGACGGGAAAAAATATCCATTTGAAGTGGATGCTTTTCGCAAACATTGCCTTCTCAACGGTTTGGATGATATTGGACTCACTCTCCAAAAAGCTGATTTTATTCAAAAATTTGAGGAAAAGAACCAAAAAGAAGTTCCCTGGTTGTACGCAAAAACTGTATAA